One Corynebacterium aurimucosum genomic window, TCCTACATAGCGCACGTTGCCAATGCTAAAGCGCGCGTTCCAGAGGTTGCCTGGGGCAACGTTATAGACATATTGAAGGTTGGTGGACGCACCGGCGCCCAGCGGGTGATCCAGGCCCGGCGCGGCCACATCCGGGTGGACAGCGGGGTCAACATCAATCGAATCCACGGTGGCCCAGCCGCCGTTGCCGTCGGCACGCTCGAGGGTGGGTTCCGGGAGGGCGTCGACAGGCATCGGCACCTCGTTGAGGTTGTGAATCTTCACAGTCAGCACCGTTCCGCCACCGCCGGAGTACAGGCCCTGCAGCTCAAATTCCACGTTGAGGCCCTCGTCCTTAACGGGGGCTGCCAAGTCGGAGGTGACCTCGTGAGCGTCCACGTCCTTGGCCTCAAAGGTCGGCGGCTCCGAACTGGAGACCACGATGTTGTCCTGCGGGCCCACGTCCGGCGGCTGGAGGATACTGCAGCCTGACAAGGCAGCCAGGCACAGCGGGGCGCACGCTAGGGGGAGGTATTTCTTCACCGCGGATCCTTTTCCATCACGATTTCGGTTTCTCCCCTACCTTAGTCGACGGGTTGGATATTCCTATTAAGGGCGTAACATCGGCCGGCGATGAACTCTATTCTCCGCATCGTCCGCAGCGCCTCCGCTCTGTGGCCTTTCTATCTTGGCGTCCTTATCACCGCGTCAGTCACCGCGATTCTGTCGCTGCTGACACCTTTCATCCTCCGCGAAGCCACCGATACCGTCGTCGCAGGCGGACCACTGCGCACCATTCTGTGGTGGGTCGTAGCACTCTTTGTGGCGGACGCGCTGGGCAACGTGGTGAAGAATATCGGCGGCTATATCGGCGATGTGATGGTCGCACGCCTGCGCCAGATTCTTTCGACGCGCTACTTTGCCAAGCTGCTCTCCGTGCCGCAAGGTTATTACGACAACCAGGTTACCGGCACCATCATTGCGCGCTTGGACCGCTCGATTGCGAATATCACGCAATTCCTGCAGTCCTTCTCCAATAACTTCTTCGTCATGCTCATCCAGGCCGCGGCGGTGCTAGTCATCACCGCGGTGTACTACTGGCCGCTGGCCATCCTGCTGGCTGCGCTCTTCCCCATCTATATGTGGCTCACCGCGCTGACCTCGGAGCGCTGGCAAAAGTTTGAGGCCATTAAGAACGAGAACATCGACGTGGCCAATGGGCGCTTCGCGGAGGTCATCGGACAGGTGAAGGTAACCAAGTCCTTTGTCGCCGAGGCCCGTGAGCTGGCTTCCTTCGGTTCGCATTACCGCACGGTGGTGGATACCACGAAGCCGCAGTCGCGCTGGTGGCATTCCATGGACACCGCGCGCGGCGCGGCCATGGCGCTGATCTTCTTGGGCATCTATGGCCTAATCTTCTGGCGCACCTTGGAGGGCCACTTCTCCATCGGTGACATGGTCATGCTCCTGCAGCTGGTGAACATGGCCAAGCAGCCGGTGTTCATGATGAGCTGGATCGTGGATGTCAGCCAGCGCGCCATCGCCGGCTCCAAGGACTACTTCAAGGTCATGGAGGAAATCCCGGAGCCCACGGTCAACCCGCAGCTGGTCGACGCCGCTGAAACCTCCGACGTGCCGGAGCTCGACCTCACCCCGGCCAAGCCGCTGCGCCCCGCAGAAGGCCCGGTCTTCGCCTTCGAGGACGTGTCCTTCTCCTATGAATCGGATAAGCCGGTCGTCGCCGACATCACCTTCGCCGCCCAAGAAGGCCACAAGGTCGCGCTCGTCGGCGAGTCCGGCGGCGGCAAGTCCACCCTGGTCAACCTACTGTTAGGCCTCTACCAACCCACGGAGGGAAAGCTGACGGTACTGGGCCACGACGCCGCGGAGCTCACCGCGGAGCGCCTGCGCGCTTCAGTCGGCGTGGTCTTCCAGGAGTCCTATCTTTTCTCCGGCACCATTCGGGAAAACATCGCTTATGGCAAGCCGGGCGCCACGATGGAGGAGATCGTGGACGTCGCCAAGCGCGCCAATGCACACGGCTTCATCGAAGAATTCCCCGATGGCTACGACACCGTCATCGGCGAGCGCGGCCTCAAGCTCTCCGGCGGGCAGAAACAGCGCGTGGCCGTGGCGCGCGCCATGCTGAAGGACGCCCCCATCCTCGTCCTCGACGAGGCCACCTCGGCGCTGGACACCAAGGCTGAGCGCGCCGTGCAGGCCGGTCTGGACGAGCTCATGAAGAACCGCACCACGCTCATCATCGCGCACCGCCTGTCCACCATCGCGGACGTGGACACCATCATCACCCTAGACCGCGGCCGCATCTCCGAGATTGGCGCGCCAGCGGAGCTGGCGCAATCGGGCGGCATCTACGCCGAGCTGCTGCGGCTGACCCAATCCGCCTCCGCCGCCGACCGCCAACGGTTGAAAAAATACGGATTCGTCCAAGCCACCGACGAGTAAGGTGGGACGCATGCATTTCCCTAGCCTGAAAGAACTCTCTGCCCGCGGCACCCGCAAGTGGACCGTCTATGACGAGGACATCCTTCCACTGTGGATCGCTGAATCAGACTTCCTCACCGCACCGGCGGTCAAGGAGGCCATCCAAGAGGCTGTCGACGCCGAGTCCTTCGGCTACACCCCGGCACCCAAGGCCTCTGAGCTCAACGCGGCGCTAGCGGATTTCTATGAAGCGCGTTATGGCTGGCGCCCAGAACACGTCTTCTGGATCGGGGATGTGGTGCGCGGCCTGCTGCTCGGCGTGCAGTACTTCACCGAGGGCGCGGTGGCCGTGCCGGTCCCCTCTTACCCGCCGCTGCTGGAGCTGCCGGAGACCGCCGGGCGCGAGAAGATTGAGACCTCGCTGGAGCTCGACGATATCGAGCGCGCCTTTAAGGCCGGCGCCGGCTCCATCCTGCTCTCCCACCCCTATAACCCGCTCGGCATTGTCTTTGATGAGGACTGGCTGCGGGGGCTCGTGGAGCTGGCAGATAAATACGATGCCCGCATCCTCTCCGACGAGATCCACGCCCCGCTCGTCTACGAAGGCCGCCACATCCCGCTCGGCGCCTTGTCCGACCGCGTTATTACCGTCACCGCCACGTCCAAGGCGTGGAACACCGCGGGCTTGAAGTGCGCGCAGGTGATCTTCTCCAATACTGCGGATGTCGAGCGCTGGAACTCGCTGACCGGCGTGGCTAAGGACGGCACCGGCACGCTCGGTGTCTTGGCTGCGGAGGCTGCCTACCGCCACGGTGGGGAGTTCCTTGACGAGGAGATTGAGTACCTGAAGAAGACCCGCGATTGGCTGGTGGAGGAGTTACCCAAGCGCGTTCCGGGCCTCAAGACTTCCCACCCGCAGGCCACCTACCTGCTGTGGTTGGACTTTAGCGAGACCGCCATTGGGGATAACCCGAAGCCTGCGGCCTGGGTGCGCGAGCACGCCAAGGTAGCCCTCAATGAGGGTGTCACCTTCGGCACGGGCGGTGAGCATCATGCCCGTCTTAATTTTGCAACCTCCCGTGAGCTGCTCGAAGAGGCACTCGACCGGCTGGAGAAAGCATTTAGCTAAAATTTACATCTCATGTCATGGGCATTATCCTTAGAAAAATGTCCATTAATGACGTTCAGGCCCCCGCCCAGTCCGCTTCGAAGACGAGCTCCCCCATCGGCATCGTCATCGTTGCCTCCCTCATGCTCTTCTCCATGTTCTTCGGAGCGGGCAACCTCATCTTCCCGCCGGAGGTCGGTGTCTCCTCCGGCACCAACTTCTGGCCGGCCACCATGGGCTTCCTCGCCGCTGGCGTAGCCCTGCCGGTCTTGGCGGTGATCGCGGTGGCCATTTCCGGCCAGTCCGTGCGGGATATCGGAAACCACGGCGGCAAGATCTTCGGAGTGGCCTTCTCCGTCATCGCCTACCTGGCC contains:
- a CDS encoding ABC transporter ATP-binding protein, translating into MNSILRIVRSASALWPFYLGVLITASVTAILSLLTPFILREATDTVVAGGPLRTILWWVVALFVADALGNVVKNIGGYIGDVMVARLRQILSTRYFAKLLSVPQGYYDNQVTGTIIARLDRSIANITQFLQSFSNNFFVMLIQAAAVLVITAVYYWPLAILLAALFPIYMWLTALTSERWQKFEAIKNENIDVANGRFAEVIGQVKVTKSFVAEARELASFGSHYRTVVDTTKPQSRWWHSMDTARGAAMALIFLGIYGLIFWRTLEGHFSIGDMVMLLQLVNMAKQPVFMMSWIVDVSQRAIAGSKDYFKVMEEIPEPTVNPQLVDAAETSDVPELDLTPAKPLRPAEGPVFAFEDVSFSYESDKPVVADITFAAQEGHKVALVGESGGGKSTLVNLLLGLYQPTEGKLTVLGHDAAELTAERLRASVGVVFQESYLFSGTIRENIAYGKPGATMEEIVDVAKRANAHGFIEEFPDGYDTVIGERGLKLSGGQKQRVAVARAMLKDAPILVLDEATSALDTKAERAVQAGLDELMKNRTTLIIAHRLSTIADVDTIITLDRGRISEIGAPAELAQSGGIYAELLRLTQSASAADRQRLKKYGFVQATDE
- a CDS encoding MalY/PatB family protein, which translates into the protein MHFPSLKELSARGTRKWTVYDEDILPLWIAESDFLTAPAVKEAIQEAVDAESFGYTPAPKASELNAALADFYEARYGWRPEHVFWIGDVVRGLLLGVQYFTEGAVAVPVPSYPPLLELPETAGREKIETSLELDDIERAFKAGAGSILLSHPYNPLGIVFDEDWLRGLVELADKYDARILSDEIHAPLVYEGRHIPLGALSDRVITVTATSKAWNTAGLKCAQVIFSNTADVERWNSLTGVAKDGTGTLGVLAAEAAYRHGGEFLDEEIEYLKKTRDWLVEELPKRVPGLKTSHPQATYLLWLDFSETAIGDNPKPAAWVREHAKVALNEGVTFGTGGEHHARLNFATSRELLEEALDRLEKAFS